One genomic segment of Strix aluco isolate bStrAlu1 chromosome 14, bStrAlu1.hap1, whole genome shotgun sequence includes these proteins:
- the FBXO31 gene encoding F-box only protein 31 isoform X1, with the protein MAVCARLCGVGPARGCRRRGAAREQRRGGGGDSEPDTDTDPEEAGGGGGGAVTEDEEAAERIEGGRPVPHPAEAGPAGRAPLSLLELPPELLVQIFGSLPGTDLPSLARVCTTFRRILRTDTIWRRRCREEYGVCENLRKLEITGVSCRDVYAKRINPRVKSGRFMKILPDYEHMEYRDVYTCLLHRYRHILGLWQPDIGPYGGLLNVVVDGLFIIGWMYLPPHDPHVDDPMRFKPLFRIHLMERKCATVECMYGHKGPHNGHIQIVKKDEFSTKCNQTDHHRMSGGRQEEFRTWLREEWGRTLEDIFHEHMQELILMKFIYTSQYDNCLTYRRIYLPPSSPDDLIKPGLFKGTYGSHGLEIVMLSFHGKKAKGTKITGDPNIPAGQQTVEIDLAHPLQLPDIENLHDFSELSRIVLEVQEQIRREEQEHQQEEEDRCQQAASQSAARPLGGEGAEGEETAAGAEGTPQDKAPASQPFVLPMGVISRNEDYPRTCRICFYGTGLIAGHGFTSPERTPGVFVLFDDDRFGFIWLELKSFSLYSRIKVSFQNAEAPSREAFDEMLKNIQSLAT; encoded by the exons ATGGCGGTGTGCGCCCGGCTGTGCGGGGTGGGCCCGGCCCGCGGGTGCcgccggcggggggcggcgcgggaGCAGCGGCGCGGTGGCGGCGGTGACAGCGAGCCCGACACCGATACCGACCCTgaggaggcgggcggcggcggtggcggcgccgTCACGGAGGACGAGGAGGCGGCGGAGCGCATCGAGGGCGGGCGGCCCGTGCCGCACCCTGCCGAGGCCGGGCCGGCCGGGCGGGCCCCGCTGTCCCTCCTGGAGCTGCCCCCCGAGCTGCTGGTGCAGATCTTCGGCTCCCTGCCCGGTACCGACCTGCCTAGCCTGGCCCGCGTCTGCACCACCTTCCGCCGCATCCTCCGCACCGACACGATttggcggcggcgctgccgcgaAG AATATGGCGTCTGTGAAAACTTGCGGAAATTGGAGATCACAGGAGTGTCCTGTCGAGATGTTTATGCCAAAC GTATAAACCCACGAGTGAAGTCGGGGCGTTTTATGAAAATCCTTCCCGACTACGAGCACATGGAGTACAGAGATGTTTACACCTGCC TGCTGCACCGATACCGACACATCCTGGGATTATGGCAGCCGGACATCGGGCCCTATGGGGGGCTACTGAACGTGGTG GTAGATGGTTTGTTCATCATCGGGTGGATGTACTTGCCACCTCATGACCCTCATGTTGATGATCCGATGAGATTCAAACCTCTCTTCAGGATTCATCTCATGGAGAGGAAATGTGCAACAGTTGAGTGTATGTATGGTCATAAGGGACCTCATAACGGCCATATCCAG ATTGTAAAGAAGGATGAGTTCTCCACGAAATGCAACCAGACAGATCACCATCGGATGTCAGGGGGAAGGCAAGAG GAATTCCGAACGTGGCTAAGGGAAGAGTGGGGTCGGACTCTGGAAGACATCTTCCACGAACACATGCAAGAGCTCATCTTGATGAAGTTCATCTACACCAGCCAATATGA CAACTGCTTGACATACCGACGCATCTACCTCCCTCCTAGCAGCCCTGATGACCTTATAAAGCCAGGTCTCTTCAAAGGAACGTACGGGAGCCATGGGCTGGAGATTGTCATGTTGAGCTTTcatggaaagaaagcaaaggggACTAAAATCACC GGAGATCCCAACATCCCAGCTGGGCAGCAGACTGTGGAGATCGACCTGGCGCATCCTCTGCAGCTACCCGACATCGAGAACCTTCACGATTTCAGTGAGCTCTCACGCATCGTCCTGGAGGTCCAGGAGCAGATACGTCGGGAGGAGCAGGAAcaccagcaggaggaagaggaccGCTGCCAGCAGGCTGCCTCCCAGTCTGCTGCGAGGCCCCTGGGAGGAGAAGGTGCCGAGGGGGAAGAGACTGCAGCAGGGGCGGAGGGGACACCCCAGGACAAGGCACCAGCTTCTCAGCCCTTTGTGCTGCCCATGGGAGTCATATCGAGGAATGAAGACTATCCCCGGACCTGCCGAATTTG TTTTTATGGGACGGGGCTCATTGCTGGCCATGGCTTCACCAGCCCTGAGCGAACACCGGgtgtttttgttctctttgatGACGATCGCTTTGGGTTCATCTGGCTGGAGCTGAAGTCCTTCAGTCTTTACAGCCGGATCAAGGTCTCCTTCCAGAACGCTGAAGCGCCTTCCAGAGAGGCTTTTGATGAAATGCTGAAGAACATTCAGTCGCTGGCTACTTGA
- the FBXO31 gene encoding F-box only protein 31 isoform X2 codes for MAVCARLCGVGPARGCRRRGAAREQRRGGGGDSEPDTDTDPEEAGGGGGGAVTEDEEAAERIEGGRPVPHPAEAGPAGRAPLSLLELPPELLVQIFGSLPGTDLPSLARVCTTFRRILRTDTIWRRRCREEYGVCENLRKLEITGVSCRDVYAKLLHRYRHILGLWQPDIGPYGGLLNVVVDGLFIIGWMYLPPHDPHVDDPMRFKPLFRIHLMERKCATVECMYGHKGPHNGHIQIVKKDEFSTKCNQTDHHRMSGGRQEEFRTWLREEWGRTLEDIFHEHMQELILMKFIYTSQYDNCLTYRRIYLPPSSPDDLIKPGLFKGTYGSHGLEIVMLSFHGKKAKGTKITGDPNIPAGQQTVEIDLAHPLQLPDIENLHDFSELSRIVLEVQEQIRREEQEHQQEEEDRCQQAASQSAARPLGGEGAEGEETAAGAEGTPQDKAPASQPFVLPMGVISRNEDYPRTCRICFYGTGLIAGHGFTSPERTPGVFVLFDDDRFGFIWLELKSFSLYSRIKVSFQNAEAPSREAFDEMLKNIQSLAT; via the exons ATGGCGGTGTGCGCCCGGCTGTGCGGGGTGGGCCCGGCCCGCGGGTGCcgccggcggggggcggcgcgggaGCAGCGGCGCGGTGGCGGCGGTGACAGCGAGCCCGACACCGATACCGACCCTgaggaggcgggcggcggcggtggcggcgccgTCACGGAGGACGAGGAGGCGGCGGAGCGCATCGAGGGCGGGCGGCCCGTGCCGCACCCTGCCGAGGCCGGGCCGGCCGGGCGGGCCCCGCTGTCCCTCCTGGAGCTGCCCCCCGAGCTGCTGGTGCAGATCTTCGGCTCCCTGCCCGGTACCGACCTGCCTAGCCTGGCCCGCGTCTGCACCACCTTCCGCCGCATCCTCCGCACCGACACGATttggcggcggcgctgccgcgaAG AATATGGCGTCTGTGAAAACTTGCGGAAATTGGAGATCACAGGAGTGTCCTGTCGAGATGTTTATGCCAAAC TGCTGCACCGATACCGACACATCCTGGGATTATGGCAGCCGGACATCGGGCCCTATGGGGGGCTACTGAACGTGGTG GTAGATGGTTTGTTCATCATCGGGTGGATGTACTTGCCACCTCATGACCCTCATGTTGATGATCCGATGAGATTCAAACCTCTCTTCAGGATTCATCTCATGGAGAGGAAATGTGCAACAGTTGAGTGTATGTATGGTCATAAGGGACCTCATAACGGCCATATCCAG ATTGTAAAGAAGGATGAGTTCTCCACGAAATGCAACCAGACAGATCACCATCGGATGTCAGGGGGAAGGCAAGAG GAATTCCGAACGTGGCTAAGGGAAGAGTGGGGTCGGACTCTGGAAGACATCTTCCACGAACACATGCAAGAGCTCATCTTGATGAAGTTCATCTACACCAGCCAATATGA CAACTGCTTGACATACCGACGCATCTACCTCCCTCCTAGCAGCCCTGATGACCTTATAAAGCCAGGTCTCTTCAAAGGAACGTACGGGAGCCATGGGCTGGAGATTGTCATGTTGAGCTTTcatggaaagaaagcaaaggggACTAAAATCACC GGAGATCCCAACATCCCAGCTGGGCAGCAGACTGTGGAGATCGACCTGGCGCATCCTCTGCAGCTACCCGACATCGAGAACCTTCACGATTTCAGTGAGCTCTCACGCATCGTCCTGGAGGTCCAGGAGCAGATACGTCGGGAGGAGCAGGAAcaccagcaggaggaagaggaccGCTGCCAGCAGGCTGCCTCCCAGTCTGCTGCGAGGCCCCTGGGAGGAGAAGGTGCCGAGGGGGAAGAGACTGCAGCAGGGGCGGAGGGGACACCCCAGGACAAGGCACCAGCTTCTCAGCCCTTTGTGCTGCCCATGGGAGTCATATCGAGGAATGAAGACTATCCCCGGACCTGCCGAATTTG TTTTTATGGGACGGGGCTCATTGCTGGCCATGGCTTCACCAGCCCTGAGCGAACACCGGgtgtttttgttctctttgatGACGATCGCTTTGGGTTCATCTGGCTGGAGCTGAAGTCCTTCAGTCTTTACAGCCGGATCAAGGTCTCCTTCCAGAACGCTGAAGCGCCTTCCAGAGAGGCTTTTGATGAAATGCTGAAGAACATTCAGTCGCTGGCTACTTGA
- the FBXO31 gene encoding F-box only protein 31 isoform X3 yields the protein MKILPDYEHMEYRDVYTCLLHRYRHILGLWQPDIGPYGGLLNVVVDGLFIIGWMYLPPHDPHVDDPMRFKPLFRIHLMERKCATVECMYGHKGPHNGHIQIVKKDEFSTKCNQTDHHRMSGGRQEEFRTWLREEWGRTLEDIFHEHMQELILMKFIYTSQYDNCLTYRRIYLPPSSPDDLIKPGLFKGTYGSHGLEIVMLSFHGKKAKGTKITGDPNIPAGQQTVEIDLAHPLQLPDIENLHDFSELSRIVLEVQEQIRREEQEHQQEEEDRCQQAASQSAARPLGGEGAEGEETAAGAEGTPQDKAPASQPFVLPMGVISRNEDYPRTCRICFYGTGLIAGHGFTSPERTPGVFVLFDDDRFGFIWLELKSFSLYSRIKVSFQNAEAPSREAFDEMLKNIQSLAT from the exons ATGAAAATCCTTCCCGACTACGAGCACATGGAGTACAGAGATGTTTACACCTGCC TGCTGCACCGATACCGACACATCCTGGGATTATGGCAGCCGGACATCGGGCCCTATGGGGGGCTACTGAACGTGGTG GTAGATGGTTTGTTCATCATCGGGTGGATGTACTTGCCACCTCATGACCCTCATGTTGATGATCCGATGAGATTCAAACCTCTCTTCAGGATTCATCTCATGGAGAGGAAATGTGCAACAGTTGAGTGTATGTATGGTCATAAGGGACCTCATAACGGCCATATCCAG ATTGTAAAGAAGGATGAGTTCTCCACGAAATGCAACCAGACAGATCACCATCGGATGTCAGGGGGAAGGCAAGAG GAATTCCGAACGTGGCTAAGGGAAGAGTGGGGTCGGACTCTGGAAGACATCTTCCACGAACACATGCAAGAGCTCATCTTGATGAAGTTCATCTACACCAGCCAATATGA CAACTGCTTGACATACCGACGCATCTACCTCCCTCCTAGCAGCCCTGATGACCTTATAAAGCCAGGTCTCTTCAAAGGAACGTACGGGAGCCATGGGCTGGAGATTGTCATGTTGAGCTTTcatggaaagaaagcaaaggggACTAAAATCACC GGAGATCCCAACATCCCAGCTGGGCAGCAGACTGTGGAGATCGACCTGGCGCATCCTCTGCAGCTACCCGACATCGAGAACCTTCACGATTTCAGTGAGCTCTCACGCATCGTCCTGGAGGTCCAGGAGCAGATACGTCGGGAGGAGCAGGAAcaccagcaggaggaagaggaccGCTGCCAGCAGGCTGCCTCCCAGTCTGCTGCGAGGCCCCTGGGAGGAGAAGGTGCCGAGGGGGAAGAGACTGCAGCAGGGGCGGAGGGGACACCCCAGGACAAGGCACCAGCTTCTCAGCCCTTTGTGCTGCCCATGGGAGTCATATCGAGGAATGAAGACTATCCCCGGACCTGCCGAATTTG TTTTTATGGGACGGGGCTCATTGCTGGCCATGGCTTCACCAGCCCTGAGCGAACACCGGgtgtttttgttctctttgatGACGATCGCTTTGGGTTCATCTGGCTGGAGCTGAAGTCCTTCAGTCTTTACAGCCGGATCAAGGTCTCCTTCCAGAACGCTGAAGCGCCTTCCAGAGAGGCTTTTGATGAAATGCTGAAGAACATTCAGTCGCTGGCTACTTGA
- the FBXO31 gene encoding F-box only protein 31 isoform X4: protein MYLPPHDPHVDDPMRFKPLFRIHLMERKCATVECMYGHKGPHNGHIQIVKKDEFSTKCNQTDHHRMSGGRQEEFRTWLREEWGRTLEDIFHEHMQELILMKFIYTSQYDNCLTYRRIYLPPSSPDDLIKPGLFKGTYGSHGLEIVMLSFHGKKAKGTKITGDPNIPAGQQTVEIDLAHPLQLPDIENLHDFSELSRIVLEVQEQIRREEQEHQQEEEDRCQQAASQSAARPLGGEGAEGEETAAGAEGTPQDKAPASQPFVLPMGVISRNEDYPRTCRICFYGTGLIAGHGFTSPERTPGVFVLFDDDRFGFIWLELKSFSLYSRIKVSFQNAEAPSREAFDEMLKNIQSLAT from the exons ATGTACTTGCCACCTCATGACCCTCATGTTGATGATCCGATGAGATTCAAACCTCTCTTCAGGATTCATCTCATGGAGAGGAAATGTGCAACAGTTGAGTGTATGTATGGTCATAAGGGACCTCATAACGGCCATATCCAG ATTGTAAAGAAGGATGAGTTCTCCACGAAATGCAACCAGACAGATCACCATCGGATGTCAGGGGGAAGGCAAGAG GAATTCCGAACGTGGCTAAGGGAAGAGTGGGGTCGGACTCTGGAAGACATCTTCCACGAACACATGCAAGAGCTCATCTTGATGAAGTTCATCTACACCAGCCAATATGA CAACTGCTTGACATACCGACGCATCTACCTCCCTCCTAGCAGCCCTGATGACCTTATAAAGCCAGGTCTCTTCAAAGGAACGTACGGGAGCCATGGGCTGGAGATTGTCATGTTGAGCTTTcatggaaagaaagcaaaggggACTAAAATCACC GGAGATCCCAACATCCCAGCTGGGCAGCAGACTGTGGAGATCGACCTGGCGCATCCTCTGCAGCTACCCGACATCGAGAACCTTCACGATTTCAGTGAGCTCTCACGCATCGTCCTGGAGGTCCAGGAGCAGATACGTCGGGAGGAGCAGGAAcaccagcaggaggaagaggaccGCTGCCAGCAGGCTGCCTCCCAGTCTGCTGCGAGGCCCCTGGGAGGAGAAGGTGCCGAGGGGGAAGAGACTGCAGCAGGGGCGGAGGGGACACCCCAGGACAAGGCACCAGCTTCTCAGCCCTTTGTGCTGCCCATGGGAGTCATATCGAGGAATGAAGACTATCCCCGGACCTGCCGAATTTG TTTTTATGGGACGGGGCTCATTGCTGGCCATGGCTTCACCAGCCCTGAGCGAACACCGGgtgtttttgttctctttgatGACGATCGCTTTGGGTTCATCTGGCTGGAGCTGAAGTCCTTCAGTCTTTACAGCCGGATCAAGGTCTCCTTCCAGAACGCTGAAGCGCCTTCCAGAGAGGCTTTTGATGAAATGCTGAAGAACATTCAGTCGCTGGCTACTTGA